The DNA region AAAATGGCAAAATTAATTTTTCAAAAGCTGATCATGTCAAATTAGGACTTTGTATCTTGGCATCTTCCCTCATGTCTCTGTCTGCCAAACGCTTGCCGCTAGGGGAATAAGTCGTGTTGAGGATAATGAGAActaaacatgcaaaaaaacatgtctggagTATTCTTTAGAGAGAATATTTGACATGTATCTCCGATTGAAGACGTGTAAGCAGTTATGTAAAATAACCTTGCAACTGTTGCCATGGATGTTGAGGGACTATTACTACTTGTCAAAGAAAAGTATTCTCAGTTTTAACCAAACTTACTGttctttcactctgttgtctCTTTCTCCATAGATCTATCTTGCTCTTTTACTGTTTCTCTACAGCTGGGATGTGACACTTGTGGTTCCTCGTTATTGAAAATCCCCCGTCATCCCGATCCCCAGAGCCCCAAATCCCTAGACCCTGAAGTCTTTAATTCCCAAGTTAATCTTAGAACTTACCACCTCAAGTTCCTTTACCCTTATTTCCACAACCTTGCACCATAAAACCAATGCTTTTAAGCTTATAAAAGCCTAACCTCAGACCCAATAATATCTACTTACTCCAAACTCATAATCAGACCTTTACCTCTTACCCCTTGCCATCTTTAGACACTCTGAGCCCTTAGATACCCTAAacccagtggtgtagtggagggtatacgcagGTATACGGGGTACACCCACTTCTTTTCCTGGTCAATTACAATATACCctcctatcagccaaaaaggaATATATAGGAGCGTAGTACACctacctcatcaactaccactacaccactgcctaAAGCCCTCTCAGTCATCATGGCCTTGGATCAGTGGCCGTTTCTCCCGACTCCCCCCAACATCTCCATCCCTGAGCCCCTCCTGTATGACAGCTACATCCAGGGGAATGAGTCCGACCTGGACCTGAACATCACCGAAACCAATGAGCCTCACCAGGACAAGACCAGCTCCATGGTCATCACCTTCATCTATTTCATAGTATGCACCGTGGGGCTGTGCGGCAACGCCCTGGTTATATATGTCATCCTGCGCTACgccaaaatgaaaacagtgacGAACATCTACATCCTGAACCTGGCGGTGGCAGACGTCCTGTGCATGATGAGCCTGCCGTTCATCGCCCTGCAGCTGGCGCTGGTGCACTGGCCCTTTGGGGAGGTGCTGTGCAGGGTGATCATGACTGTTGGTAGGTGTAGAGCTAATGGTGTAATAGAAGGCTGATGATCCACTTGAGAAAGTTGTTGCCATTTTaccaggcagaaaaaaaaacactttctcaAGAGAGAAAATTATCCTGTTATCACTGCTGCTGTGGTAACAATTTAAACCAAGATTAACATCTGTACTCTTTTAAATGTGAAGACTTCAGTTGCATATTAGAGTGTTTGTTCAAAACCTCAGACACTTGGATGTCTTAAAGGAGACTTTAGACTGCAGCTGCAGTTCAAACAGTGCTTGCCATCCTGGCTATCTTACTAACAGCCTTTATCTCACTTTATACACCTCCtgctttaataaaaaaagagcAAGCATTAACAATTACTGATGCCGTTACTTGATACATATCCtcattttacttttctttctccACTGTTTCCCCTCTACGCCCTCCCAGACTCTCTTAATCAGTTCACCAGCATCTTCTGTCTGATGGTGATGAGCATCGATCGATACCTGGCTGTGGTCCACCCTATCAAATCCACAAAATGGCGCAAGCCCCGTGTGGCCAAGCTAATTAACCTGACAGTATGGGGTGTGTCCCTGTTAGTCATCTTGCCTACTATGATCTTCAGCGGCCTTGATAAGGTGCCAGTGTGTGGGATCATGTGGCCGGAGCCCCAGGATGTCTACTACACAGCCTTCATAATCTACACCTTCTTCATAGGATTCTTCCTGCCACTGGCAGTCATATGTCTGTGCTACCTGCTCATTATAGTCAAGGTGAGAGCCTGCCTCCCCATGTGGAAAATTATAATGcagtcattttctgtttctgcttttcCACTGTGCTCAAAGTTCAGTGACAAGATATTTTCATCACTGGCTACAGGACTAGAATGTTGAACAGGCATCCAACCGTCACCAAGACTGTGGAGGTATTTTATAGATTCAGACAAAATCCCTTGACAATCCTGAAATGAACAATGGCTTTTGCCACAGCACAGTAAACTATCTCATGAAAGAAGCCAAGGACAGTGCATGTGCATGATACATCAAGTTATTTGTGCTTCAGCTAATATAATAGCTAGGTGCATGGTGAAAGACGACTGTAAAATACCACATTGTAGAGCTGAAATTGGTCAGTCAGCTTTCTCCATAAAGGGCTGTCAACTCCAAAACACATTAccaactgaaattaaattaattacaaatataaaataatttacAGTAAAGGCTAAGTGCTGGCTAAAATCAAATCAGAACTGTAGGCTGCCAATTTTCAGCTAATTGTAATGTCGATTACCAAGGTGTATTGCTTTATAGTGTATGTGTATTAGTGTATTATGGTATGGGTATTGAATgatgtgtattttattgtatttccgTCTTCATAGTATGGGAGACTGGGAATGGGTTTAACACTTTTTGTCTCAGCACCTATAACTTGCTGAATTTTTGCATTAGAATTCTCAAATTTTGACACAAAGTACCCTAATTGTTTCACCACAAACAGCAACGTTGCCAACTTCTGCATCACATAACTCAGTAATTGATGTCCAATACAAGGAGGTCCATTGTAATAACCTGCcaagcccggtctcactccgaagtcgtcgaaatctggcgcttgggcagtgacttgcggtgtcagaaaccaatgaaaaaaggtgtcccagaacatcaacaaccaacacacccagggtaccttgcacgttgtatgtggacgtggaaagtccatgaccaaaaagtcaatatgtgacaaggtcagagtgagaatgtgttgacctgCCCCACTACTGGGGTACATTGTAACAATAagaattgaattaaaaacaacaacaattgcACGTAAAAAACTCATACATCCAATAATAATCAAGTCCTGCTAAGGTCTGAGTTGCTTAGCTGTACCTGTCACATGCTTAGTACCTCACGTGGAGTGGGTCCAAAATACAAGTGAGCTGTCTCAGTTAAGTAACCAGCCAAGACATCTCTTCGCTTGCATTTAAGACTTTTTGATTGCTGTGATAGCCCACACAGGGCAGCTGTGCTGATCCTCTTCCTCTGAGGTTTTGTAATTTCTAGCAGTGTTTGCTCAGTGTCACATGGCAGACCGAGTATTATTTGGAGACAGACCTTACTGTCTTTCACACCTGAACATCAGTGTGTTGGCTGTAAAATCTGCAGACTTCTTAACGCAACTatgaaatgtcacatgtaaGGTTAGGAAGGAAGTGGTCATGCAATAAAATAATCTACTATGACTCATAGGTTATCCCTTCTTGGTGAAAATGGTGCTGTTACAACCATCCCTGGTCTCCcttgtattgtgtttttttttttgaacactGAAAgctatatatttaaaattagaTAGCAGATGTAAAAGCCCAACTGAGGACAAGAGTAAAAAATTAGCATCACCTATAAACTCTCTCAACAGCAAATCACTTTAATGCTCAGTGCTGGAACTATGTTAAATTGCATCTTCCctgtaaaatcaaataaataaaaaactaaatcaTGATTAAAGATGATTAGATTAATAATAACTTACAATAACAACAGAACACCAGAGTCGTTGCGAACGCAAGCTAGCTAGCCCAGGCTAGCT from Epinephelus fuscoguttatus linkage group LG20, E.fuscoguttatus.final_Chr_v1 includes:
- the LOC125880467 gene encoding somatostatin receptor type 2-like → MALDQWPFLPTPPNISIPEPLLYDSYIQGNESDLDLNITETNEPHQDKTSSMVITFIYFIVCTVGLCGNALVIYVILRYAKMKTVTNIYILNLAVADVLCMMSLPFIALQLALVHWPFGEVLCRVIMTVDSLNQFTSIFCLMVMSIDRYLAVVHPIKSTKWRKPRVAKLINLTVWGVSLLVILPTMIFSGLDKVPVCGIMWPEPQDVYYTAFIIYTFFIGFFLPLAVICLCYLLIIVKVKSSGMRVGSTKRKRSERKVTRMVSIVVAVFVLCWLPFYIFNVTSVTSSINPTSAVKSTFDFVVVLGYANSCANPILYAFLSDNFKKSFQNVLCLKKVAGLDEIERSDSRADRSRMVNDAMIINANLETHNAALLNGELQTSI